In one Tripterygium wilfordii isolate XIE 37 chromosome 22, ASM1340144v1, whole genome shotgun sequence genomic region, the following are encoded:
- the LOC119990479 gene encoding coiled-coil domain-containing protein SCD2-like isoform X1 produces MDRNRQGSPVYLSRWSSEPGSTATTTSSPALSPATHHHSRSSSITGLSSVKRNQNFAAKAAAQRLAQVMASQTTDDDDDEDGGDLGFRYSAPPPMSLTRNSLNSVSSATSKPAISSARINRSPSPALERISAEVAPSVRSTSAGRATASLRTAVPPVPPSRSSVRTPVSMPPIDPPTSRQKDRRFFSDVGRLNSKDNGHQRDASALLDELDALQEENGNLLEKLRVEDEKSREAEARVRELEKQVAALGEGVSLEAKLLSRKEAALRQREAALKDAKQSSTVDKEVASLKSEVEIAKDEAAVIVRQLHGSESEVKSLRSMTQRMILTQKEMEEVVLKRCWLARNWGLAAKYGICADVAVLKYEYWSSLAPLPFEIVISAGQKAKEECWEKADDEDNEKRSTLALDLSDLTGEGNIESMLTVEMGLKELASLKVEDAIVLALAQQRRANSVRQSSDIKSPGDPKFMEEFELSPEESEDLLFKEAWLTYFWRRAKAHGIEEGIANERLKFWISRSAHSPSSHDAVDVEQGLMELRKLGIEHRLWEASRKEIDQDPLVSRNSAGTLESLNSARKI; encoded by the exons ATGGACCGGAACCGACAGGGTAGTCCGGTTTATCTTTCAAGATGGAGCAGCGAGCCCGGCTCAACCGCTACTACCACTTCCTCTCCGGCATTGTCTCCGGCAACTCACCACCATTCGCGATCCTCCTCCATCACTGGCCTCTCCTCCGTCAAGCGCAATCAGAACTTCGCTGCCAAGGCCGCAGCGCAGCGTCTTGCTCAGGTTATGGCCTCTCAGACTActgacgacgacgacgacgaagaCGGTGGCGATCTTGGGTTCAGGTACAGTGCGCCTCCTCCTATGTCTCTAACGAGGAACAGCTTGAACTCTGTTAGTAGTGCTACTAGTAAGCCTGCGATTTCCTCTGCGAGGATCAATAGATCTCCTTCACCAGCG TTAGAAAGGATTTCTGCGGAGGTAGCACCGTCAGTTCGTTCCACTTCGGCTGGAAGGGCAACAGCCTCTCTTCGTACAGCGGTTCCACCGGTGCCTCCCAGTAGATCATCCGTGAGGACTCCTGTTTCCATGCCACCTATAGATCCTCCTACCAGTCGACAAAAAGATAGAAG ATTCTTTTCGGATGTTGGAAGATTGAACTCAAAGGATAACGGACATCAACGCGATGCCTCTGCACTTCTTGATGAA CTCGATGCATTACAAGAAGAGAATGGGAATCTTCTTGAAAAG CTCAGGGTTGAAGATGAAAAATCTAGAGAAGCTGAAGCCAGAGTTAGGGAGCTTGAAAAACAG GTTGCTGCTCTAGGAGAAGGTGTGTCTTTGGAAGCTAAACTATTGAGTAG AAAGGAAGCTGCATTGCGTCAAAGGGAG GCTGCCCTTAAGGATGCAAAGCAAAGTAGCACAGTAGATAAAGAAGTTGCATCTCTTAAGTCTGAAGTGGAG ATTGCAAAAGATGAAGCTGCAGTGATTGTGCGCCAGCTTCATGGCTCAGAATCTGAAGTTAAATCACTTCGCTCAATGACACAAAGAATGATATTGACTCAGAAAGAGATG GAAGAAGTAGTTCTTAAAAGGTGTTGGCTTGCGCGCAACTGGGGTTTAGCTGCAAAATATG GTATCTGTGCGGATGTTGCTGTATTAAAGTACGAGTACTGGTCATCTTTGGCTCCACTTCCATTTGAGATTGTCATTTCTGCTGGACAAAAGGCCAAGGAAGAATGTTGGGAAAAAG CAGATGATGAAGACAATGAGAAGAGGAGCACGCTTGCTCTGGACTTGAGTGATCTAACTGGCGAAGGCAATATTGAGAGTATGCTTACGGTTGAAATGGGTTTGAAGGAGCTGGCTTCTTTGAAG GTTGAAGATGCTATTGTTCTTGCATTGGCCCAACAGCGACGGGCAAACTCTGTTCGACAGTCCTCAG ATATCAAATCACCAGGTGATCCAAAGTTTATGGAGGAATTTG AACTGAGTCCAGAGGAGTCTGAAGATTTACTTTTCAAGGAG GCATGGCTTACATATTTCTGGAGAAGGGCCAAGGCCCATGGTATAGAGGAGGGTATAGCTAATGAACGACTTAAATTTTGGATCAGCCGCAGTGCGCACTCACCAAGTTCTCATGATGCTGTTGATG TTGAGCAAGGGCTGATGGAGCTCAGAAAGTTGGGAATTGAGCATCGATTATGGGAAGCATCACGCAAAGAAATCGATCAGGACCCTTTGGTATCTAGGAATTCAGCCGG GACTCTTGAATCTTTGAACTCTGCCAGGAAAATTTAA
- the LOC119990479 gene encoding coiled-coil domain-containing protein SCD2-like isoform X2: MDRNRQGSPVYLSRWSSEPGSTATTTSSPALSPATHHHSRSSSITGLSSVKRNQNFAAKAAAQRLAQVMASQTTDDDDDEDGGDLGFRYSAPPPMSLTRNSLNSVSSATSKPAISSARINRSPSPALERISAEVAPSVRSTSAGRATASLRTAVPPVPPSRSSVRTPVSMPPIDPPTSRQKDRRFFSDVGRLNSKDNGHQRDASALLDELDALQEENGNLLEKLRVEDEKSREAEARVRELEKQVAALGEGVSLEAKLLSRKEAALRQREAALKDAKQSSTVDKEVASLKSEVEIAKDEAAVIVRQLHGSESEVKSLRSMTQRMILTQKEMEEVVLKRCWLARNWGLAAKYGICADVAVLKYEYWSSLAPLPFEIVISAGQKAKEECWEKDDEDNEKRSTLALDLSDLTGEGNIESMLTVEMGLKELASLKVEDAIVLALAQQRRANSVRQSSDIKSPGDPKFMEEFELSPEESEDLLFKEAWLTYFWRRAKAHGIEEGIANERLKFWISRSAHSPSSHDAVDVEQGLMELRKLGIEHRLWEASRKEIDQDPLVSRNSAGTLESLNSARKI; this comes from the exons ATGGACCGGAACCGACAGGGTAGTCCGGTTTATCTTTCAAGATGGAGCAGCGAGCCCGGCTCAACCGCTACTACCACTTCCTCTCCGGCATTGTCTCCGGCAACTCACCACCATTCGCGATCCTCCTCCATCACTGGCCTCTCCTCCGTCAAGCGCAATCAGAACTTCGCTGCCAAGGCCGCAGCGCAGCGTCTTGCTCAGGTTATGGCCTCTCAGACTActgacgacgacgacgacgaagaCGGTGGCGATCTTGGGTTCAGGTACAGTGCGCCTCCTCCTATGTCTCTAACGAGGAACAGCTTGAACTCTGTTAGTAGTGCTACTAGTAAGCCTGCGATTTCCTCTGCGAGGATCAATAGATCTCCTTCACCAGCG TTAGAAAGGATTTCTGCGGAGGTAGCACCGTCAGTTCGTTCCACTTCGGCTGGAAGGGCAACAGCCTCTCTTCGTACAGCGGTTCCACCGGTGCCTCCCAGTAGATCATCCGTGAGGACTCCTGTTTCCATGCCACCTATAGATCCTCCTACCAGTCGACAAAAAGATAGAAG ATTCTTTTCGGATGTTGGAAGATTGAACTCAAAGGATAACGGACATCAACGCGATGCCTCTGCACTTCTTGATGAA CTCGATGCATTACAAGAAGAGAATGGGAATCTTCTTGAAAAG CTCAGGGTTGAAGATGAAAAATCTAGAGAAGCTGAAGCCAGAGTTAGGGAGCTTGAAAAACAG GTTGCTGCTCTAGGAGAAGGTGTGTCTTTGGAAGCTAAACTATTGAGTAG AAAGGAAGCTGCATTGCGTCAAAGGGAG GCTGCCCTTAAGGATGCAAAGCAAAGTAGCACAGTAGATAAAGAAGTTGCATCTCTTAAGTCTGAAGTGGAG ATTGCAAAAGATGAAGCTGCAGTGATTGTGCGCCAGCTTCATGGCTCAGAATCTGAAGTTAAATCACTTCGCTCAATGACACAAAGAATGATATTGACTCAGAAAGAGATG GAAGAAGTAGTTCTTAAAAGGTGTTGGCTTGCGCGCAACTGGGGTTTAGCTGCAAAATATG GTATCTGTGCGGATGTTGCTGTATTAAAGTACGAGTACTGGTCATCTTTGGCTCCACTTCCATTTGAGATTGTCATTTCTGCTGGACAAAAGGCCAAGGAAGAATGTTGGGAAAAAG ATGATGAAGACAATGAGAAGAGGAGCACGCTTGCTCTGGACTTGAGTGATCTAACTGGCGAAGGCAATATTGAGAGTATGCTTACGGTTGAAATGGGTTTGAAGGAGCTGGCTTCTTTGAAG GTTGAAGATGCTATTGTTCTTGCATTGGCCCAACAGCGACGGGCAAACTCTGTTCGACAGTCCTCAG ATATCAAATCACCAGGTGATCCAAAGTTTATGGAGGAATTTG AACTGAGTCCAGAGGAGTCTGAAGATTTACTTTTCAAGGAG GCATGGCTTACATATTTCTGGAGAAGGGCCAAGGCCCATGGTATAGAGGAGGGTATAGCTAATGAACGACTTAAATTTTGGATCAGCCGCAGTGCGCACTCACCAAGTTCTCATGATGCTGTTGATG TTGAGCAAGGGCTGATGGAGCTCAGAAAGTTGGGAATTGAGCATCGATTATGGGAAGCATCACGCAAAGAAATCGATCAGGACCCTTTGGTATCTAGGAATTCAGCCGG GACTCTTGAATCTTTGAACTCTGCCAGGAAAATTTAA
- the LOC119990478 gene encoding RNA polymerase II C-terminal domain phosphatase-like 3 codes for MGEDENYNRVAHTEEGEVSDSSSVEEISAKDFTKQENRKVEVPKESKPSKGESRVWSMQDLYKYRVRGGYVNSGLYNLAWAQAVQNKPLNDVFVEAEPDENSKRSSPCSSVASVNSKEVDKVVIDVSGDETDSEKEEGELEEGEIDLDSEPLTEAGTVNGEECMDIDALDSDALRIGESEKGVNLIREALESVNVMDAEKSFQGVCSRLQSVLESLQEMVRENNVSTKDLLIRMLFTKIQVVDSAFCAMDSALKGQNKGFFLRLLSLVKSHSPPLFSPDKMKEIESMPTSFALSHIFSRAGPSNKEKEIKVSEVSNKEAIDGLAGNAGHGLITVNKLPQTVQPFVPDKSSTSWEALRPVVSGFRGRGPLLPLLDLHKDHDLDSLPSPTRETTPVLPVRGPLDGIVRPSLAADKVAQDIEGSIIHPYETDALKAVSFYQQKFSRSSVLTTDLPSPTPSVESGDRDGDTGGEVSSSSTVGKRIMGQPMPSSSPSLDISNMQGLITTRNAASMVSVYNSPIKPPTKTRDPRLAFVNPETVALDLNQGSSLVVHNTPKMEPAADIMNLRKQRTAEDPSSKGPASKRQRNMPDNFGDVKNVRTVTSSGGWLEDCDIIGLQTQGRSRLTENAKPDQKKVDSLANSGKPNVIVGEQVSVTRTNNTASFPDILKDIAVNPTMLIDILKMGQRQNLPVEAQQKAADPVKITILPPSFNSKPGAVPSVNVTPVTPTGILPTPSGTLQVPFQITTSEELGKIRMKPRDPRRVLHGNALQRFGSLGSEQLKMNGPPTSTTQAKNDNQNAQQLGHTQTKSVTSQSSMLSDVSLPVTNNIKNIANSLSVPQASVIPPVVSQNLPSPPMPIIMGRMDVKTVVSNSESHQVGDPEVGAAGPHPQNRWGDLEHLFEGYDEQQKAAIQRERARRIDELKKMFAARKLCLVLDLDHTLLNSAKFVEIDPVHEEILRKNEEQDREKPERHLFRFPHMGMWTKLRPGIWNFLEKASKLFELHLYTMGNKVYATEMAKVLDPKGVLFNGRVISKGDDVDLFDGDERLPKSKDLEGVLGMESAVVIIDDSVRVWPHNRPNLIVVERYTYFPCSRRQFGLQGPSLLEVDLDERLEDGTLASSLAVIERIHQNFFTHQSLEEADVRNILASEQRKILAGCQIVFSRVFPVGEANPHLHPLWQMAEQFGAVCRNQIDDQVTHVVAHSLGTDKVNWALSTGRFVVHPNWVEASTLLYRRMNEQDFAIKPS; via the exons ATGGGCGAAGATGAGAATTACAATAGAGTGGCCCATACGGAAGAAGGAGAGGTTTCTGATTCATCATCTGTAGAGGAGATCAGTGCAAAAGATTTTACTAAGCAAGAGAATCGGAAGGTTGAGGTCCCGAAGGAGTCCAAACCATCGAAAGGGGAGTCTAGGGTTTGGAGCATGCAGGATCTGTACAAGTACCGGGTTCGCGGGGGTTATGTCAACTCTGGTCTGTACAATCTCGCTTGGGCGCAGGCCGTGCAGAATAAACCTTTGAATGACGTCTTCGTGGAGGCTGAGCCGGATGAGAATTCCAAGAGATCGTCACCTTGTTCGTCTGTTGCCTCTGTTAACAGCAAAGAAGTCGATAAAGTTGTGATTGATGTAAGTGGTGATGAGACGGATTCCGAGAAGGAAGAAGGAGAATTGGAGGAGGGTGAGATTGATTTGGACTCCGAGCCACTGACAGAAGCCGGGACTGTTAATGGTGAAGAATGTATGgatattgatgcattggattctGATGCCTTAAGAATTGGGGAGTCGGAGAAGGGAGTGAACTTGATACGGGAAGCTCTAGAGAGTGTTAATGTGATGGATGCAGAGAA GTCGTTTCAAGGAGTTTGTTCTAGACTGCAGAGCGTTTTGGAGAGTTTGCAGGAAATGGTTAGGGAGAATAATGTTTCTACAAAGGATCTTCTTATTCGGATGTTGTTCACTAAAATTCAAGTTGTTGATTCC GCTTTTTGTGCCATGGATAGTGCTTTGAAGGGACAGAACAAGGGCTTTTTTTTGAG GTTACTTTCTCTTGTAAAGAGCCATAGCCCACCGCTTTTCTCTCCGGATAAGATGAAAGAG ATAGAGTCAATGCCGACCTCTTTCGCATTGAGTCATATTTTCTCAAGGGCTGGGCCTAGTAATAAGGAGAAGGAGATAAAGGTCTCTGAAGTGTCGAATAAGGAGGCTATCGATGGCTTAGCTGGAAATGCAGGTCATGGTTTGATCACTGTAAACAAGTTGCCTCAAACTGTTCAACCTTTCGTCCCTGATAAGTCAAGCACGTCATGGGAGGCTTTGAGACCAGTAGTATCTGGTTTTAGGGGTAGAGGCCCTTTGCTTCCTCTACTAGACCTCCACAAGGATCATGATTTGGACAGCCTTCCGTCTCCTACTCGTGAAACAACACCAGTTTTACCTGTACGTGGGCCATTGGATGGGATTGTTAGACCAAGTTTGGCTGCAGATAAGGTGGCGCAAGACATTGAAGGCTCTATAATTCATCCCTACGAAACTGACGCCCTCAAAGCTGTTTCTTTCTATCAACAAAAGTTCAGTCGTAGTTCAGTTCTTACTACTGATCTTCCTAGTCCAACCCCATCGGTAGAATCTGGAGATAGGGATGGTGATACTGGCGGGGAGGTTTCTAGTTCCTCCACTGTTGGTAAACGGATAATGGGCCAACCAATGCCATCATCCTCTCCATCTCTCGATATTTCTAACATGCAAGGACTTATCACCACTAGAAATGCTGCATCCATGGTTTCTGTATATAATTCGCCCATAAAACCCCCGACAAAGACCAGAGATCCCAGGCTTGCTTTTGTGAATCCTGAAACAGTTGCTTTGGATCTTAATCAAGGTTCCTCTCTAGTGGTTCATAATACACCTAAAATGGAACCTGCTGCGGATATTATGAACTTACGGAAGCAAAGAACTGCTGAGGATCCTAGTTCCAAAGGTCCTGCATCCAAAAGGCAAAGGAATATGCCAGACAATTTTGGGGATGTTAAGAATGTGAGAACTGTTACTAGCAGTGGTGGTTGGTTGGAGGACTGTGACATTATTGGACTGCAAACTCAAGGCAGAAGTCGATTGACAGAAAATGCAAAACCTGATCAAAAGAAAGTGGATAGTTTAGCAAATAGTGGTAAACCTAATGTGATTGTCGGTGAGCAGGTGTCAGTGACCAGAACCAATAACACAGCATCTTTTCCCGATATATTGAAAGATATTGCTGTTAACCCAACGATGTTGATTGATATACTTAAGATGGGACAACGACAAAATTTACCAGTAGAGGCCCAGCAGAAGGCTGCTGATCCTGTGAAAATTACAATACTTCCTCCGAGTTTCAATTCAAAACCGGGGGCAGTTCCCTCTGTAAATGTCACTCCCGTGACCCCGACAGGGATTTTACCAACACCATCTGGAACACTTCAAGTTCCTTTTCAAATAACTACCTCG GAAGAGTTGGGAAAAATTCGCATGAAACCCCGGGATCCTCGTCGTGTTCTCCATGGTAATGCCCTTCAAAGGTTTGGGAGCTTAGGATCTGAGCAGTTGAAAATGAATGGACCTCCTACTTCTACTACTCAAGCTAAGAATGACAATCAGAATGCTCAACAGCTAGGTCATACACAAACGAAGTCAGTGACTTCTCAGTCTTCCATGCTTTCAGATGTATCTCTACCAGTTACCAATAATATTAAAAACATTGCTAATAGTCTGTCTGTTCCTCAAGCATCAGTAATTCCACCTGTAGTTTCTCAGAATCTTCCTTCTCCACCTATGCCAATTATAATGGGAAGGATGGATGTGAAAACTGTTGTTTCAAATTCTGAGAGCCATCAAGTGGGGGATCCAGAGGTAGGTGCAGCAGGTCCTCATCCACAAAATAGATGGGGAGATCTGGAGCATCTTTTTGAAGGTTATGATGAGCAGCAAAAAGCTGCTATTCAAAGAGAGAGGGCAAGGAGAATTGacgaactgaagaaaatgtttgCTGCACGTAAACTCTGCCTTGTCTTGGATCTTGACCATACTCTTCTCAATTCAGCAAAG TTTGTTGAGATAGACCCTGTACATGAGGAGATCTTGAGGAAGAACGAGGAACAGGATCGCGAAAAACCGGAAAGACATCTATTTCGGTTTCCTCATATGGGAATGTGGACTAAATTACGGCCTGGAATCTGGAATTTTTTGGAAAAG GCTAGTAAGCTATTTGAGCTGCATCTTTACACTATGGGAAACAAGGTATATGCCACAGAGATGGCGAAAGTGCTTGATCCAAAGGGAGTTTTGTTTAATGGGCGCGTGATCTCTAAGGGCGATGATGTGGATCTCTTTGATGGTGATGAGAGACTTCCCAAGAGTAAGGATCTGGAAGGAGTCTTGGGTATGGAGTCCGCTGTTGTTATTATAGATGATTCAGTGAGAGTCTGGCCGCATAACAGACCGAACTTGATAGTTGTAGAGAG GTATACTTATTTTCCTTGTAGTAGACGCCAATTTGGGCTTCAAGGTCCCTCTCTTCTTGAGGTTGACCTTGATGAGAGACTAGAAGATGGGACTTTGGCATCTTCTTTGGCG GTTATTGAGAGAATACATCAAAACTTTTTCACCCATCAATCCTTGGAGGAAGCAGATGTTAGGAATATCCTTGCCTCAGAGCAGCGGAAGATTTTGGCTGGTTGTCAAATAGTGTTTAGTAGGGTGTTTCCTGTTGGTGAAGCTAATCCCCACCTACACCCGCTGTGGCAGATGGCCGAACAGTTTGGTGCAGTGTGCAGGAACCAGATAGATGATCAGGTTACCCATGTAGTTGCCCATTCCCTTGGGACTGATAAG GTGAATTGGGCGCTTTCCACTGGTAGATTTGTTGTCCATCCTAACTG GGTGGAAGCATCAACTTTGCTTTACCGGAGGATGAATGAGCAGGACTTTGCAATTAAACCATCTTAA